One genomic window of Arachis stenosperma cultivar V10309 chromosome 10, arast.V10309.gnm1.PFL2, whole genome shotgun sequence includes the following:
- the LOC130956261 gene encoding putative WEB family protein At1g65010, chloroplastic gives MQQHSYSNQKMEEQMRKAEESSWLGTKRGKFGMKDNNSNSKKYSSSFDKLKRELDDRRYSEEMAMSTVSDFKRRVLELETELNKRKESEANLFETLVVQTKQLEQSKIFLEESKIEVASLKEKIKAIQQDGIEKEAKLSAIQGIQDGEALSSKLYDLIEEVNSLKNELKLATEAEENSKKAMDDLAFALKEVATEANQVKAKLTLSQVELEHAKGEAERWRAMMESTEEKYKEALEMTRKEADRYQNTVERLRLEAEESLLAWNVKETEFVNCIKRAEEERLLAQQENARLLELLREAESKSKDDNHKLRDILKQALNESNVAKEAAEIARAENARLQDSLALLVQENEMLKIHEAASFENIRELKRMLSESTLKEYRNEEFQKSFLSSSSTKELGRSRSRTNNLSMDQRDSTTKQTRSLSKTFSLNLKDMIMSPSRQQQKVVGNNNNNEDASNRESPSEDSLLKGSIFDEVDSSDSGSNHYDYLDMGTPDMELYQADESFTDSESERNTRKRRALLRRFGDLIRRKSSHTNYPTTRSKESSIVEEHQLQNMNC, from the coding sequence ATGCAACAACACTCTTATAGTAACCAAAAAATGGAGGAGCAAATGAGAAAAGCTGAGGAATCATCATGGCTGGGAACCAAGAGAGGAAAATTTGGCATGAAAGATAACAACAGCAACAGCAAGAAGTACTCTTCTTCCTTCGACAAACTGAAGAGGGAGTTAGACGATCGGAGATATTCCGAGGAGATGGCAATGAGCACTGTTTCCGATTTTAAAAGGAGGGTTCTAGAATTGGAAACCGAGCTCAACAAGAGAAAAGAATCCGAGGCAAATTTGTTTGAAACTTTGGTTGTACAGACAAAGCAACTTGAACAAAGCAAGATTTTTCTCGAAGAGTCGAAAATTGAAGTTGCTTCTCTCAAAGAGAAGATAAAAGCAATTCAACAGGATGGAATTGAAAAAGAGGCAAAATTGAGTGCAATACAAGGAATTCAAGATGGTGAGGCACTTTCTTCCAAGTTATATGATCTTATTGAAGAAGTGAACTCATTGAAGAATGAGTTAAAGCTGGCAACGGAGGCAGAGGAGAATAGCAAGAAGGCTATGGATGACTTAGCGTTCGCGCTTAAAGAAGTCGCAACCGAGGCAAACCAAGTGAAGGCCAAGCTTACATTGAGCCAAGTTGAACTCGAGCATGCGAAGGGCGAAGCAGAGAGATGGAGGGCAATGATGGAAAGCACGGAGGAGAAGTACAAGGAGGCTCTTGAGATGACAAGGAAAGAAGCAGATAGATACCAGAACACGGTTGAGAGGCTAAGGTTGGAGGCAGAGGAATCTCTCTTAGCATGGAATGTGAAGGAAACAGAGTTTGTGAACTGCATTAAGAGGGCTGAAGAGGAAAGGTTGCTTGCGCAACAAGAAAACGCTCGATTGCTTGAATTGCTTAGGGAAGCGGAGAGCAAATCAAAGGATGACAACCATAAACTTCGTGACATACTCAAACAGGCTTTGAATGAGTCCAACGTGGCGAAAGAAGCCGCGGAGATCGCTAGGGCCGAGAATGCTAGGCTGCAGGATAGCCTAGCATTGCTAGTGCAAGAAAACGAGATGCTAAAGATTCATGAAGCTGCGTCATTTGAAAACATCAGGGAGTTAAAGCGAATGCTTTCAGAATCTACCTTAAAGGAGTATAGAAATGAGGAATTTCAGAAGTCATTTTTGTCATCGTCATCAACGAAAGAATTGGGAAGAAGTAGATCCAGAACTAATAATTTGTCAATGGATCAAAGAGATTCTACTACCAAACAGACTAGGAGTTTGAGCAAAACTTTTAGTCTTAATCTTAAGGATATGATAATGAGTCCCAGTAGACAACAACAAAAGGTGGTAggaaacaataacaataatgaaGATGCTTCAAACAGAGAAAGTCCAAGTGAGGATTCACTACTAAAGGGTTCAATTTTTGATGAGGTGGATTCATCTGATTCAGGATCCAATCACTATGATTATTTAGATATGGGAACTCCAGATATGGAGCTTTATCAGGCAGATGAATCTTTTACTGATTCTGAGAGTGAGAGAAACACGAGGAAGAGAAGGGCTTTGCTTAGAAGGTTTGGTGATCTCATAAGAAGAAAGAGTTCTCATACCAATTATCCAACCACAAGGTCAAAGGAATCATCCATTGTTGAGGAACATCAGTTACAAAACATGAATTGCTAA